From a region of the Flavobacterium sediminilitoris genome:
- the sppA gene encoding signal peptide peptidase SppA produces the protein MKFLGNVLATVIGIFVFCMVFFFGLIFLGAIMGGDKDAVNVKDNTVIELDLSTVSLDYAGKVNFKDFNYFETNHDGVIDVLNAIDAAKKDNKIKGISILNNQSQLGLAQSKALRDKLEDFKKSGKFVVAYSNFLTQRDYYLNSVADTLYLNPVGELDFKGLSSEILFMKELQEKTGIKMEVIRHGKYKSAVEPYLNQEMSPENREQISVLLNSVWNTIVTDISKSRKISIDSLNAVANNLGARTPELALAKNLVDKVSYEDEYHNAIKKNLKIKLNDDYNKISILKYAKKVGTSTSDYSKKEIIAVIYAQGEIRGGEGDINIIGEGSIKRSLEEARNDDDVKAIVLRVDSPGGSALTSELIWREIEITKKVKPVVVSMGNVAASGGYYIACNADRIFAEPSTITGSIGVFGMLPNMNQLAKNIGINAEQVKTHDNAAGYSLFEPMDENFKNQTLESIENVYATFLNRVATGRKMTTEQVDAIAQGRVWTGTDALKNGLVDELGGLDEALKYAAKIAKIKDYRIENYPEYEKSFEDLLGNFTGISMFKSKDALLKEQIGEEGYQLLEQIKRANQLKGIQAIMPFELKIN, from the coding sequence ATGAAATTTTTAGGAAATGTACTGGCCACCGTTATTGGAATATTTGTATTTTGTATGGTATTCTTCTTTGGGTTAATCTTTTTAGGAGCTATAATGGGCGGTGACAAAGATGCTGTTAATGTGAAAGACAATACTGTTATTGAACTAGATTTATCAACTGTTTCGCTAGATTATGCTGGAAAAGTTAATTTTAAAGATTTTAACTATTTTGAAACAAACCATGATGGTGTAATTGATGTATTGAATGCTATTGATGCAGCAAAAAAAGACAATAAAATAAAAGGAATCTCTATTTTAAACAATCAATCACAATTAGGTTTAGCTCAAAGTAAAGCATTGCGTGATAAACTAGAAGATTTTAAAAAATCAGGAAAATTTGTAGTTGCTTATTCTAACTTTTTAACACAACGTGATTATTATTTAAACTCTGTTGCAGATACTTTATATTTAAATCCTGTAGGAGAATTAGATTTTAAAGGACTTTCTTCTGAAATTTTATTCATGAAAGAACTACAAGAAAAAACAGGAATAAAAATGGAAGTAATTCGTCATGGAAAGTACAAAAGTGCTGTAGAGCCTTACTTAAACCAAGAAATGAGTCCTGAAAACAGAGAACAAATTAGCGTTCTTTTAAATTCTGTTTGGAATACTATTGTTACTGATATATCTAAAAGTAGAAAAATTTCAATTGACAGTTTAAATGCAGTTGCAAATAATTTAGGTGCTAGAACTCCTGAACTTGCTTTAGCAAAAAACTTAGTAGATAAAGTTAGCTATGAAGATGAATACCATAATGCAATAAAAAAGAATTTAAAAATAAAATTAAATGACGACTATAATAAAATCAGCATTTTAAAATATGCCAAAAAAGTAGGAACATCCACTTCTGATTATTCTAAAAAAGAAATTATTGCCGTTATATATGCTCAAGGAGAAATAAGAGGTGGTGAAGGAGATATAAATATTATTGGAGAAGGTTCTATTAAAAGATCTCTCGAAGAAGCTCGTAATGATGATGATGTAAAAGCCATTGTTTTACGTGTTGATAGTCCTGGAGGAAGCGCTCTAACTTCTGAATTAATTTGGAGAGAAATTGAAATTACAAAAAAAGTAAAACCAGTAGTAGTATCTATGGGTAATGTTGCTGCTTCTGGTGGTTATTATATTGCTTGTAATGCAGATCGAATTTTCGCAGAGCCAAGTACAATAACTGGATCAATTGGTGTTTTTGGAATGCTACCAAACATGAATCAACTAGCTAAAAATATTGGTATTAATGCAGAACAAGTAAAAACACACGACAATGCTGCTGGATATAGTTTATTTGAACCAATGGATGAGAATTTCAAAAATCAAACATTAGAAAGCATTGAAAATGTATATGCTACATTCCTAAACAGAGTAGCAACTGGTAGAAAAATGACAACAGAACAAGTTGATGCAATTGCACAAGGTAGAGTTTGGACAGGAACAGATGCTTTAAAAAATGGTTTGGTTGACGAATTAGGAGGACTTGACGAAGCATTAAAATATGCAGCTAAAATTGCTAAAATCAAAGATTATAGAATTGAGAATTATCCTGAATATGAAAAAAGTTTCGAAGATCTTTTAGGAAACTTTACAGGAATTTCAATGTTTAAATCAAAAGATGCTTTATTAAAAGAGCAAATTGGTGAAGAAGGTTATCAATTATTAGAACAAATAAAGAGAGCAAATCAATTAAAAGGAATTCAAGCAATTATGCCTTTTGAATTGAAAATAAATTAG
- a CDS encoding queuosine precursor transporter, with amino-acid sequence MSIKDKLLAQRIYLTLAGLFICSLVVSNLIFQKFFYWYPFGDATIFGAKLFEISVGIIPYPITFLVTDIISEIYGKKKANQIVTTGIFASVFSLGIVYIANYVPAIENSPINDETFTKVFGQTALAVLASMLAYLAAQYVDIQIYHFWKKLTNGKMLWLRNNFSTITSQAVDTLSVLLLLCYFKILPWHLFGKLFISGFAFKTFIALIDTPFLYLIVYLFRKKFNLKPNEELQIDN; translated from the coding sequence ATGAGTATTAAAGATAAACTTTTAGCACAACGTATTTACCTTACTTTAGCAGGTCTTTTCATCTGTTCATTAGTGGTTTCCAATCTTATTTTTCAAAAATTTTTTTACTGGTATCCTTTTGGAGACGCAACAATTTTTGGTGCTAAATTATTTGAAATATCAGTTGGAATAATACCATATCCTATCACATTCCTAGTAACAGATATTATATCTGAAATCTATGGAAAAAAGAAAGCCAATCAGATTGTTACAACTGGTATTTTTGCTTCTGTCTTTTCCTTAGGTATTGTTTATATTGCTAACTATGTTCCTGCAATAGAAAATTCCCCTATTAATGATGAAACTTTCACTAAAGTATTCGGACAAACAGCCTTGGCTGTTTTAGCCTCTATGCTAGCCTATTTAGCAGCACAATATGTCGACATTCAAATATACCATTTTTGGAAAAAACTAACTAATGGTAAAATGCTTTGGTTACGCAATAATTTTTCTACCATTACTTCTCAAGCAGTAGATACACTTTCCGTTCTTTTATTATTATGCTATTTTAAAATTTTACCATGGCATCTTTTTGGAAAATTATTTATTAGTGGTTTTGCCTTCAAAACATTTATTGCACTTATAGATACTCCTTTTTTATACTTAATCGTTTATTTATTTCGAAAAAAGTTCAATTTAAAACCAAATGAAGAACTCCAAATAGACAATTAA
- a CDS encoding AsmA-like C-terminal region-containing protein, whose product MSKKINFKKILKGLGIFVLVSVIALAAIPFLFKDKIKALVLKSINENVDAKVAFEDVDLSLFKNFPNANVTIDKLSIINKAPFEGDTLFYSGELNLKMSIKELFKGENEPMNLQGFSSNNAIVNVIINKDGLGNFDIALKNQEEDSKKEESKPFALNIQEYGVKNMRFTFVDEGSKMKMVLDSINHEGKGNFAAQKLDLDTKTTTKVSFEMDKTSFIKNIALSLDAVLGIDLDNSKYEFKNNKALINQLPLEFDGFIQLLEEGQLYNLTFKTPTSDFKNFLGLIPEAYAGNINQVKTTGEFKVSGKVDGKLTETTIPKFNIELASNNASFQYPDLPKSVKNIVIDTHIVNETGIMNDTYVNLDQLSFTIDQDIFNAKANIRNLTQNALVDAALKGTINLANVTKAYPVKLDKPLSGILKADVTTKFDMKSVETSQYQNIQNAGNISLSGFKYEGPEMAKPFEIKNTSITFNPNQIRLNEFDAKTGDSDIQVAGSLDNFYGFLFKKQVLKGSFNMNSTKLVVSDFMAPTTTTAEDGKKTTEAIKIPSFLDCNLTANAGTVIYDNLNLKNVSGNLAIKDEAVTLSNLKMDIFGGNIGLTGTVSTKGNQPKFNMDLGLNSVNIAESFTQLDMLKSIAPIANTINGKLNSTIKLSGNLTNDMTPDLKTISGDLVGQLLSATVNEKNSTLLTALSSNVKFLDVSKLNLNDIKASLSFKDGKVALKPMNLKYQDINMVVGGTHGFDQSMNYDVKFDVPAKYLGTEVSSLLSKLTPEEQQKLENIPITANLGGNFSKPTVKTDLKQATTNLASQIVKMQKDKLVGQGTSALSNLLGGDKNNTTTSATDSTKTTTPKEDIKNEVKNVLGGLLGGKKKKE is encoded by the coding sequence ATGTCTAAAAAAATCAACTTCAAAAAAATACTTAAAGGACTAGGAATCTTTGTTCTAGTTTCAGTTATAGCTTTAGCGGCTATTCCGTTTTTATTTAAAGATAAAATTAAAGCTTTAGTTTTAAAATCTATAAACGAAAATGTTGATGCTAAAGTTGCATTTGAAGATGTAGATTTAAGCCTATTTAAAAATTTTCCAAATGCTAATGTTACCATCGATAAATTAAGCATTATAAACAAAGCCCCTTTTGAAGGTGATACTTTGTTTTATTCTGGAGAATTAAATTTAAAAATGAGCATTAAAGAGCTTTTTAAAGGCGAAAATGAACCCATGAATTTACAAGGTTTTAGCAGTAATAACGCCATTGTAAATGTAATTATTAACAAAGATGGATTAGGTAATTTTGATATTGCTTTAAAAAACCAAGAAGAAGATTCTAAAAAGGAAGAGAGCAAGCCATTTGCTTTAAACATACAAGAATATGGTGTAAAAAATATGCGTTTTACCTTTGTTGATGAAGGATCAAAAATGAAAATGGTTTTAGATAGCATTAACCATGAAGGAAAAGGAAATTTTGCAGCTCAAAAATTAGATTTAGATACTAAAACAACAACTAAAGTATCTTTTGAAATGGATAAAACCAGTTTCATTAAAAACATTGCTTTATCATTAGATGCCGTTTTGGGTATTGATTTAGACAATAGTAAATATGAATTTAAAAACAATAAAGCTTTAATAAACCAACTTCCATTAGAATTTGATGGTTTCATTCAATTACTGGAAGAAGGACAACTATACAATCTAACATTTAAAACCCCAACCTCTGATTTTAAAAATTTCTTAGGATTAATTCCTGAAGCTTATGCTGGAAATATAAATCAAGTGAAAACAACAGGAGAATTTAAAGTATCTGGAAAAGTAGACGGTAAGCTTACCGAAACTACAATTCCTAAGTTTAATATTGAATTAGCTTCAAACAATGCCTCTTTCCAATATCCTGATTTACCAAAATCAGTAAAAAACATTGTAATTGACACTCACATTGTAAACGAAACAGGCATAATGAATGATACATATGTAAATTTAGATCAATTATCGTTTACCATAGATCAAGATATATTTAATGCTAAAGCAAATATTAGAAACCTAACGCAAAATGCATTAGTTGATGCTGCTTTAAAAGGAACTATAAACCTTGCTAATGTTACAAAAGCTTATCCTGTAAAATTAGACAAACCATTATCTGGAATTTTAAAAGCTGATGTAACCACAAAATTCGACATGAAATCAGTTGAAACAAGTCAGTACCAAAACATACAAAATGCAGGAAATATTTCCCTAAGTGGATTTAAATATGAAGGACCAGAAATGGCTAAACCATTCGAAATTAAAAACACTTCTATAACATTCAATCCAAACCAAATTAGATTAAATGAATTTGATGCTAAAACAGGTGATTCAGATATTCAAGTAGCTGGAAGTTTAGATAATTTTTATGGCTTCTTATTTAAAAAACAAGTTTTAAAAGGAAGCTTTAATATGAATTCGACAAAATTAGTCGTTTCTGATTTTATGGCTCCAACTACAACTACTGCTGAAGATGGCAAAAAAACAACAGAAGCTATAAAAATCCCTTCTTTCTTAGATTGTAATTTAACCGCTAATGCTGGTACTGTAATATATGACAATTTGAATTTAAAAAATGTTTCTGGTAATTTAGCCATCAAAGATGAAGCGGTCACATTAAGCAATTTAAAAATGGATATTTTTGGTGGAAACATTGGTTTAACTGGAACAGTTTCTACAAAAGGAAATCAGCCAAAATTCAATATGGATTTAGGATTAAATTCTGTTAATATTGCAGAATCATTCACACAATTAGACATGCTTAAAAGTATTGCACCTATTGCAAATACAATTAATGGAAAACTAAATTCTACTATAAAATTATCAGGAAATCTTACGAATGATATGACTCCTGATTTAAAAACAATCTCTGGAGATTTAGTAGGTCAATTATTATCGGCTACTGTAAACGAAAAAAACTCAACTTTATTAACTGCTTTAAGCTCTAATGTAAAATTCTTAGACGTTAGTAAATTAAACTTAAACGACATCAAAGCATCATTATCATTTAAAGATGGTAAAGTAGCTTTAAAACCAATGAATTTAAAGTATCAAGACATTAATATGGTTGTAGGTGGAACACATGGTTTTGATCAATCAATGAACTATGATGTAAAATTTGATGTTCCTGCGAAATATTTAGGCACAGAAGTTTCTTCTTTATTATCTAAATTAACACCTGAAGAACAACAAAAATTAGAAAATATCCCTATTACTGCTAATTTAGGAGGAAACTTTAGCAAACCAACCGTTAAAACAGACTTAAAGCAAGCTACTACTAATTTAGCTTCACAAATAGTAAAAATGCAAAAAGACAAGTTAGTAGGTCAAGGCACAAGTGCTTTAAGTAATTTATTAGGTGGCGACAAAAACAACACTACTACCTCAGCTACAGATTCTACAAAAACAACCACTCCAAAAGAAGATATTAAAAATGAAGTAAAAAATGTTTTAGGTGGTCTATTAGGTGGAAAGAAAAAGAAAGAATAA
- a CDS encoding (2Fe-2S) ferredoxin domain-containing protein: MSKIEFPAKALFLCNGSKCGKHKEIRKHFKTVIKENHLKKEIEIFKMECSDRCKNAPILYCQSENEWFEKVDLDKAKNIINKMIL; this comes from the coding sequence ATGAGTAAGATTGAATTTCCTGCAAAAGCTTTATTTCTTTGCAATGGGAGTAAATGTGGAAAGCATAAAGAAATACGAAAGCATTTTAAAACAGTTATTAAAGAAAACCATTTAAAAAAAGAAATTGAGATTTTCAAAATGGAATGTTCAGATCGCTGTAAAAATGCTCCAATATTGTATTGTCAATCTGAAAATGAATGGTTCGAAAAAGTAGATTTAGACAAAGCAAAAAACATAATCAATAAAATGATTCTATAA
- a CDS encoding ferritin, whose amino-acid sequence MKDLLRRNSSLHEGVEKLLNLQSKIESDASTKYLAMAAWLDRNGFEETAAYMYKQSEEEREHFLKVFKYITEMGGIAITPEVSQVQQEFDSFREVFEIALQNEIAVTNTVNKVIAKCRLENDYATEEFMMWYVKEQREEEKNARRALELFDLIDEDSACGKFELDKQIAKIGSNE is encoded by the coding sequence ATGAAAGATTTATTGAGAAGAAATTCATCATTACATGAAGGAGTTGAAAAATTATTAAACCTACAATCAAAGATAGAAAGTGATGCATCTACTAAATATTTAGCAATGGCAGCATGGCTAGATAGAAATGGATTTGAAGAAACAGCTGCTTATATGTATAAGCAATCTGAAGAAGAACGTGAACACTTCCTTAAAGTGTTTAAATATATTACCGAAATGGGAGGAATTGCTATAACTCCAGAAGTATCACAAGTACAACAAGAATTTGATTCATTTAGAGAAGTTTTTGAAATTGCTTTGCAGAATGAAATTGCCGTAACAAATACAGTAAATAAAGTAATTGCAAAGTGTAGATTAGAAAATGATTATGCTACAGAAGAATTTATGATGTGGTATGTTAAAGAACAAAGAGAAGAAGAAAAAAATGCTCGTAGAGCATTAGAACTTTTTGATTTAATTGATGAAGATTCTGCTTGCGGTAAATTTGAATTAGATAAGCAAATTGCAAAAATTGGTTCAAACGAATAA
- a CDS encoding DUF2797 domain-containing protein, with the protein MTYRGVLQKMQTELTSPIQYYLVFEDSFLNVNQLLGKEIEIQFEGFQCLNCGKQKKIFRQGFCYDCFMSSPAVGDWIMKPELSTAHLDVEDRDLDYEKRVQLQPHIVYLALSSEVKVGVTRKTQVPTRWIDQGAIQAVPIVEVPNRYLAGITEVALKNHFADKTSWQKMLKNDVLITDLQEERKKTFNWIPKEVQQYFPEEAMLYNLEFPVLQYPKKVSTLNLDKTPLYTGKITGIKGQYLLFEDGTVFNIRSNEGYVVKINV; encoded by the coding sequence ATGACTTATAGAGGTGTCCTTCAAAAAATGCAAACTGAATTAACGAGCCCTATTCAATATTATTTAGTTTTTGAAGATAGTTTTTTAAATGTAAATCAACTGTTAGGAAAAGAGATAGAAATCCAATTTGAAGGATTTCAATGTCTTAATTGCGGAAAGCAAAAAAAAATTTTTAGACAAGGTTTTTGTTATGATTGTTTTATGAGTAGTCCAGCAGTAGGAGATTGGATTATGAAACCCGAATTGAGTACTGCACACTTGGATGTTGAAGATAGAGACTTAGATTATGAAAAAAGAGTACAATTACAACCTCATATTGTGTACTTAGCTTTGTCAAGTGAGGTAAAAGTGGGTGTAACTCGAAAAACACAGGTTCCTACACGTTGGATTGATCAAGGTGCAATACAAGCAGTACCTATTGTGGAAGTTCCAAATAGATATTTAGCAGGAATAACAGAAGTAGCTTTGAAAAATCATTTTGCAGATAAAACTAGTTGGCAAAAAATGTTAAAAAATGATGTTTTGATAACTGATCTGCAAGAAGAGAGAAAGAAAACCTTCAATTGGATTCCAAAAGAAGTACAGCAATACTTTCCAGAAGAAGCAATGCTCTACAATTTAGAGTTTCCTGTTTTGCAATATCCTAAAAAAGTAAGTACTTTAAATCTTGATAAAACACCTTTGTATACAGGAAAAATAACTGGAATTAAAGGACAGTATTTATTGTTTGAAGACGGAACTGTTTTTAATATTAGAAGTAATGAAGGTTATGTTGTGAAAATTAATGTATAG
- a CDS encoding GH3 auxin-responsive promoter family protein, which yields MPLPLINSIASWILKKRIHQMELFLKYPHEVQEELLYSLLKSAENTIIGKQYDFASIKNYQTFSERIPVSSYEDLEPLIEQTRKGTQNIFWNSPIKWFAKSSGTTNAKSKFIPVSTEALDLCHYKASKDLLCLYLNNNENSQLFTGKSLRLGGSKQLYEDNNTFFGDLSAILIDNMPIWAEFSSTPSNKTSLMGDWETKLPTIINETIQENVTSLAGVPSWLMVLLNKTLEETGKNNILDIWPNAEVYFHGGVSFDPYREQYKKLFPKDNFRYYEIYNASEGFFAIQDQNNSNELLLMLDYGIFYEFIPMDTFGTLSQRVIPLHEVELNKNYALVITTNSGLWRYLIGDTIRFTSIDPYRIIVSGRTKHHINVFGEELMVENTDKAIAKTCCELNCEVIDYTVAPVFMQDKEKGAHEWIIEFKNKPDDIDAFSTLLDTNLQLLNSDYEAKRYNNMTLNPLIINVARPNLFYDWLKENDKLGGQHKIPRLSNERKYLEELLKIQIPQQY from the coding sequence ATGCCACTTCCATTAATAAATTCAATTGCGTCTTGGATTTTAAAGAAACGAATTCATCAAATGGAATTGTTTTTAAAATATCCTCATGAAGTACAAGAAGAATTACTATATAGCTTATTAAAATCGGCAGAAAACACGATTATAGGTAAACAATATGATTTTGCAAGTATTAAAAATTATCAAACTTTCTCCGAAAGAATTCCTGTTTCAAGTTATGAAGACTTAGAGCCATTAATTGAACAAACCAGAAAAGGTACTCAGAATATTTTTTGGAATAGCCCTATAAAATGGTTTGCAAAATCTAGTGGAACCACCAATGCTAAAAGCAAATTTATACCTGTAAGTACTGAAGCATTAGACCTTTGTCATTATAAAGCGAGTAAAGATTTACTATGTTTATATTTAAACAACAATGAAAATTCTCAGCTTTTTACCGGAAAAAGCCTTCGGTTAGGCGGCAGCAAACAATTGTATGAAGATAACAATACTTTTTTTGGAGATTTATCTGCTATTTTAATTGACAATATGCCTATTTGGGCGGAATTTAGTTCAACACCTAGCAATAAAACGTCTTTGATGGGTGATTGGGAAACAAAATTACCTACAATTATTAACGAAACTATACAAGAAAACGTAACTAGTTTGGCTGGAGTTCCTAGTTGGTTAATGGTACTTCTTAATAAAACACTTGAAGAAACTGGAAAAAACAATATTTTAGATATTTGGCCAAATGCCGAGGTTTACTTTCATGGCGGAGTAAGTTTTGATCCTTATAGAGAACAGTATAAAAAATTATTCCCAAAAGACAATTTCCGCTATTATGAGATTTATAATGCATCTGAAGGATTCTTTGCTATACAAGATCAGAACAATTCAAATGAACTTTTATTAATGCTTGATTATGGTATTTTTTATGAATTTATACCTATGGATACTTTTGGCACTCTGAGCCAGAGAGTTATTCCATTACATGAGGTAGAACTCAATAAAAATTATGCTTTAGTTATTACAACAAATTCAGGATTATGGAGATATCTAATAGGCGATACTATTCGTTTTACTTCAATAGATCCATATAGAATTATTGTAAGCGGAAGAACAAAGCATCACATAAATGTTTTTGGAGAAGAGTTAATGGTTGAGAATACAGACAAAGCAATTGCTAAAACGTGTTGCGAACTTAACTGTGAGGTAATTGACTACACCGTTGCTCCTGTTTTTATGCAAGATAAAGAAAAAGGAGCACACGAATGGATTATTGAATTTAAAAATAAACCTGATGATATAGATGCTTTTTCAACTTTATTAGATACAAATTTACAACTCTTAAACTCTGACTATGAAGCTAAGCGTTATAATAATATGACCTTAAATCCGTTAATTATTAATGTAGCCAGACCTAATTTATTTTACGACTGGCTAAAAGAGAATGATAAATTAGGTGGTCAACACAAAATACCTAGGCTTTCTAATGAAAGAAAGTATTTAGAAGAATTATTAAAGATACAAATCCCTCAACAATATTGA
- a CDS encoding OmpA family protein, with protein MKKLFFCVLSIPFIGLSQNNNTNNSTKNQDELNPNSLLHFTLSETGINSELSEIGTTFFKDKFLIISNKKRRHTKTTFNKSLNAYNNNIYCTDVDKELDLSYPLQFSKVLDSENNEGAMTFSKDENTIYYTQTDGESSNFKLYKASLDVDIQGYWKDITELKITTDDYSVETPFLNHSDNKLYFSSNMPGGYGGYDIYSADITENGTITNIKNLGNNVNTSSNEKYPFISSDNKYIYFSSEGHNGYSGYDVFRSSITNNNYTNTVNLGPSLNTKKDEISFILAEPNKGYISINKIDNREDFDVYRFTTEQKEQELTISVVENNLNTKLPNVDVLITDEFGNKITETKTNENGEVTIKSSPLTQYKIVSNKDGYNTETTTITPSISNPKINEVIALKVKGSEIKPIDNNLSIDKIFFDFDRATIKKESQVTLLKVVSLLNENPDMKISINAHTDSKGPEKYNQTLSEKRAKSTYDFLINKGADKSRLTFKGFGESQLLNKCNVCTKVQDQENRRVEFKININ; from the coding sequence ATGAAAAAATTATTTTTTTGTGTACTAAGTATTCCTTTCATAGGATTATCACAAAATAACAATACCAACAATTCAACAAAAAATCAGGACGAACTAAATCCAAACTCATTATTACATTTCACACTATCTGAAACTGGAATAAACTCAGAGTTATCTGAAATTGGAACTACTTTTTTTAAAGATAAGTTTTTAATTATATCTAATAAAAAAAGAAGACATACAAAAACTACATTTAACAAATCTCTAAATGCCTACAATAATAATATCTATTGTACAGATGTAGACAAAGAATTGGATTTATCATATCCTCTTCAATTTTCTAAAGTATTAGACTCTGAAAACAATGAAGGAGCTATGACTTTTTCTAAAGATGAAAACACAATATACTATACTCAAACAGACGGAGAATCGAGCAATTTTAAACTTTACAAAGCTTCTTTAGATGTAGATATTCAAGGATACTGGAAAGATATCACCGAATTAAAGATTACAACTGATGATTACTCTGTTGAAACTCCTTTTTTAAATCACTCTGACAACAAGTTATACTTTTCGTCTAATATGCCTGGTGGTTATGGTGGTTATGATATTTATTCGGCTGATATTACTGAAAACGGAACCATCACTAACATAAAAAATCTTGGGAACAATGTAAATACAAGTAGTAACGAGAAATATCCTTTTATATCTTCTGATAATAAATATATCTATTTTTCTTCTGAAGGACATAATGGATATAGTGGATATGATGTTTTCAGAAGTTCTATTACAAATAACAATTACACTAACACTGTAAATTTAGGTCCTAGTTTAAATACTAAAAAAGACGAGATTTCATTTATTTTAGCAGAACCAAATAAAGGATACATATCTATTAACAAAATTGACAATAGAGAAGATTTTGATGTTTATCGTTTTACAACTGAACAAAAAGAACAAGAACTAACTATTTCTGTTGTTGAAAATAATTTAAACACAAAACTACCAAATGTAGATGTTTTAATTACAGACGAATTTGGAAATAAAATTACAGAAACAAAAACAAATGAGAATGGCGAGGTTACAATAAAATCAAGCCCTTTAACTCAATATAAAATTGTTTCTAACAAAGATGGTTACAACACTGAAACAACAACAATAACACCATCAATAAGCAATCCTAAAATAAATGAAGTTATTGCTTTAAAAGTTAAAGGATCTGAAATCAAGCCTATTGACAATAATCTTTCAATAGATAAAATTTTCTTTGATTTCGATAGAGCTACAATTAAGAAAGAGTCTCAAGTTACTTTACTTAAAGTTGTTTCTTTATTAAATGAAAATCCAGATATGAAAATTTCAATTAATGCTCATACTGACAGTAAAGGACCTGAAAAATACAATCAAACTCTATCTGAAAAAAGAGCTAAATCTACTTATGATTTCCTTATTAACAAAGGAGCTGATAAATCACGATTAACATTTAAAGGGTTTGGAGAGTCTCAACTTTTAAACAAATGTAATGTTTGTACTAAAGTGCAAGATCAAGAAAATAGACGAGTTGAATTTAAAATAAATATAAATTAA